In Amycolatopsis coloradensis, one genomic interval encodes:
- a CDS encoding DedA family protein, with the protein MELLEYVTELLEGTLGSPWLWVIVFLVSGLDALLPFMPSETTVITVAVLIGTDFSLLALLALVAALGAWLGDCLGYTVGAAAGPRALARLQRGPDGVRRYEWAKIQVRRNAVLLILAARYLPGGRVASGLANGSLGYPPRKFVPLDALGASIWAVYSVLIGLVGGAAFADEPEKGLLLSFALGLLLVAAIEVGRRVRVRILTRRRAAAETSDNGVRVEP; encoded by the coding sequence GTGGAACTGCTGGAGTACGTCACCGAGCTGCTCGAGGGCACGCTCGGATCGCCCTGGCTGTGGGTGATCGTGTTCCTCGTGTCCGGGTTGGACGCGCTCCTGCCGTTCATGCCGAGCGAGACCACCGTCATCACCGTCGCCGTCCTGATCGGCACGGACTTCTCCCTGCTGGCGCTGCTCGCGCTGGTCGCCGCGCTCGGGGCCTGGCTGGGCGACTGTCTCGGCTACACCGTCGGCGCGGCCGCGGGTCCGCGAGCGCTCGCCCGCCTGCAGCGCGGCCCGGACGGGGTCCGGCGCTACGAATGGGCGAAGATCCAAGTGCGGCGCAACGCCGTCTTGCTGATCCTCGCCGCCCGCTATCTGCCCGGCGGACGGGTCGCGAGCGGGCTCGCCAACGGCAGCCTCGGCTACCCGCCGCGCAAGTTCGTCCCGCTCGACGCCCTCGGCGCGAGCATCTGGGCGGTCTACAGCGTCCTCATCGGTCTCGTCGGCGGAGCGGCCTTCGCGGACGAACCTGAGAAGGGCCTTCTGCTGTCCTTCGCGCTCGGCCTGCTGCTGGTCGCGGCGATCGAGGTCGGGCGGCGGGTCCGTGTCCGGATACTGACCCGGCGCCGCGCCGCGGCCGAGACCAGCGACAATGGAGTCCGTGTCGAACCCTGA
- a CDS encoding class I SAM-dependent methyltransferase produces MAGRALKPVGAPTRGTTNPNRLRRVDRWLASDPGVTRLLHRADEPLVVDLGYGASPVTTVEMARRLRTVRRDVRVLGLELDAERVAVAQAAVDLPWLDFRRGGFELAGTRPVLVRAFNVLRQYDEAEVPGAWSLMLDAMTPGGLLVEGTCDEIGRLSTWVAVGSGGPRSLTLSVHLASLERPSTVAERLPKILIHRNVPGERVHELLSILDICWATAAPHQNFGVRARWAHAVHLLTARGWPVLNRPSRWRLGELTVPWSSVAPD; encoded by the coding sequence GTGGCTGGCCGAGCGCTGAAACCGGTCGGGGCACCGACACGGGGCACGACCAACCCCAACCGGCTCCGCCGCGTCGACCGCTGGCTCGCGAGCGACCCTGGCGTGACCCGGCTGCTGCACCGCGCGGACGAACCGCTCGTGGTGGACCTCGGCTACGGCGCCTCACCGGTGACCACGGTCGAAATGGCGCGCCGGCTGCGCACGGTCCGGCGCGACGTCCGGGTGCTGGGCCTGGAGCTGGACGCCGAACGGGTCGCCGTCGCGCAAGCCGCCGTCGACCTGCCGTGGCTGGACTTCCGGCGCGGCGGCTTCGAACTCGCCGGGACGCGGCCGGTGCTGGTGCGCGCGTTCAACGTGCTGCGCCAGTACGACGAAGCCGAGGTCCCTGGCGCCTGGTCGCTGATGCTGGACGCGATGACGCCGGGCGGGCTGCTCGTCGAAGGCACCTGCGACGAGATCGGGCGGCTCAGCACGTGGGTCGCGGTCGGCTCCGGCGGACCACGCAGCCTGACCCTGTCCGTCCACCTCGCCAGCCTGGAACGTCCGTCCACAGTGGCCGAACGACTGCCCAAGATCCTCATCCACCGCAACGTTCCCGGTGAACGCGTCCACGAGCTATTGTCCATTTTGGACATATGCTGGGCGACGGCGGCGCCGCACCAGAACTTCGGCGTCCGCGCCCGCTGGGCGCACGCCGTCCACCTGCTCACCGCCCGGGGCTGGCCGGTGCTGAACCGGCCGTCGCGGTGGCGGCTCGGCGAACTCACCGTGCCGTGGTCGTCGGTCGCCCCGGACTAG
- a CDS encoding pyridoxamine 5'-phosphate oxidase family protein, which translates to MGTSEIKVIETREALREHLGHPAERTKGKIIPFLDQHARTLIEHSPFYLLATASSDGTCDVSPRGDPAGSVKVLDDKTLVLADRPGNKLLDSQTNILENPHAGLLFLIPGMNETLRINGRAKLVADAPFFDDLVVKGKRPALAIMVEVEELYMHCAKAFLRSSLWKPETWPERSSLPTAGQIFRDQMKLDMSAEALDAALTEGALTTQY; encoded by the coding sequence ATGGGGACCTCAGAGATCAAAGTGATCGAGACGCGCGAAGCGCTGCGTGAACACCTCGGCCACCCGGCCGAGCGCACCAAGGGGAAGATCATCCCCTTCCTCGACCAGCACGCGCGCACGCTGATCGAGCACTCGCCGTTCTACCTGCTGGCGACGGCGTCGTCCGACGGGACCTGTGACGTCTCCCCGCGGGGCGACCCGGCCGGTTCCGTGAAGGTGCTCGACGACAAGACGCTGGTACTGGCGGACCGGCCGGGCAACAAGCTGCTCGACAGCCAGACCAACATCCTCGAGAACCCGCACGCCGGACTGCTGTTCCTGATCCCGGGGATGAACGAGACGCTGCGGATCAACGGCCGCGCGAAACTGGTCGCGGACGCGCCGTTCTTCGACGACCTCGTGGTCAAGGGGAAGCGGCCCGCGCTGGCGATCATGGTCGAGGTCGAAGAGCTGTACATGCACTGCGCCAAGGCTTTCCTGCGGTCCTCGCTGTGGAAGCCGGAAACCTGGCCGGAGCGCTCCAGCCTGCCGACCGCCGGCCAGATCTTCCGTGACCAGATGAAGCTGGACATGTCGGCGGAGGCGCTGGACGCCGCGCTGACGGAAGGCGCTCTCACCACGCAGTACTGA
- a CDS encoding DUF2505 domain-containing protein: MASRIEHRSTFSADLATTFDAVAGEAALRARLEEIGGDDAELLEYVPAGDGVRYKLRQGISSDKLPSAVRTLHRGDLIVEREQTWKTAGSGYTGIATASVSGVPGEITAKTSLTGEGEQVTLVNSGEVKVRIPFVGGKLEGVIAEQVTKLLEREAEFVAKWLAER, translated from the coding sequence ATGGCCTCCCGTATCGAGCACCGATCGACGTTCTCCGCAGACCTCGCGACCACGTTCGACGCGGTCGCCGGCGAGGCGGCGCTGCGGGCGAGGCTGGAGGAGATCGGCGGCGACGACGCGGAGCTGCTGGAGTACGTCCCGGCCGGGGACGGCGTGCGCTACAAGCTGCGCCAGGGCATCAGCTCGGACAAGCTCCCGTCGGCCGTGCGGACGCTGCACCGGGGCGATCTGATCGTCGAGCGCGAGCAGACCTGGAAGACCGCCGGATCCGGCTACACCGGCATTGCGACGGCGTCGGTCTCGGGCGTGCCGGGCGAGATCACCGCGAAGACATCGCTGACCGGCGAAGGCGAGCAGGTGACGCTGGTCAACAGCGGCGAGGTCAAGGTGCGGATCCCGTTCGTCGGCGGGAAGCTGGAAGGCGTGATCGCCGAACAGGTCACCAAGCTGCTGGAACGCGAGGCCGAATTCGTCGCGAAGTGGCTGGCCGAGCGCTGA
- a CDS encoding ABC transporter permease has product MFPVPAQGGRPLFEWRWVDRHLDEIFERLGEHLTLTAAALAIGLVVSIGVSVVSLRRRWFYVIALSTAGSLYVIPSLGAFAVLVPFTGLTSFTTAVIPLATYTLLILIRNIVTGVEQVPKEVREAAIGMGFTRSRLLWQVELPLALPVVIAGLRVAAVTTIGLVTVTSMLGKGGLGYFIRNGIQTATPNPTSIIVGVVLSVVLAVVVDLLLWLGGRALAPWSRKAASR; this is encoded by the coding sequence GTGTTCCCCGTTCCCGCCCAAGGTGGACGGCCGCTCTTCGAGTGGCGGTGGGTGGACCGCCATCTCGACGAGATCTTCGAGCGACTCGGCGAGCACCTCACGCTGACCGCGGCGGCGCTCGCCATCGGGCTGGTGGTGTCGATCGGTGTTTCCGTGGTTTCGCTGCGCCGCAGGTGGTTCTACGTCATCGCGCTGAGCACGGCGGGGTCGTTGTACGTCATCCCGAGCCTCGGTGCCTTCGCCGTGCTGGTGCCCTTCACCGGTCTGACGTCCTTCACCACCGCGGTGATTCCCTTGGCCACGTACACGTTGCTGATCCTCATCCGCAACATCGTCACCGGCGTCGAACAAGTACCCAAGGAAGTCCGCGAAGCCGCGATAGGCATGGGTTTCACGCGTTCGCGGTTGCTGTGGCAGGTCGAACTCCCGCTCGCGCTGCCGGTGGTGATCGCGGGCCTGCGGGTCGCGGCGGTGACCACGATCGGGCTCGTGACGGTGACTTCCATGCTCGGCAAGGGCGGTCTCGGGTACTTCATCCGCAACGGGATTCAGACCGCGACGCCGAACCCGACGTCGATCATCGTCGGCGTGGTGCTTTCCGTGGTGCTGGCCGTGGTGGTGGATCTGTTGCTGTGGCTCGGTGGGCGCGCG
- a CDS encoding SRPBCC family protein, with the protein MGKVTAIAERTIEAPADKVRALVADYAETRPKLLTEHYRDYEVTEGGVGAGTKARWKLQATSKRVRDVAATVTEPSEGTLVETDANSSMVTTWTVREVPGGSVVRIETTWDGAGGIGGFFEKTFAPGGLKRIYEGVLGKLAEVV; encoded by the coding sequence ATGGGAAAGGTCACGGCCATCGCGGAGCGCACCATCGAGGCGCCGGCGGACAAGGTCAGGGCGCTCGTCGCGGACTACGCCGAAACCCGGCCGAAGCTGCTGACCGAGCACTACCGCGACTACGAGGTCACCGAAGGCGGAGTCGGCGCGGGCACGAAGGCGCGCTGGAAGCTGCAGGCCACGTCGAAGCGTGTGCGTGACGTCGCCGCGACGGTGACCGAGCCGTCCGAAGGCACTCTCGTCGAGACCGACGCGAACTCCAGCATGGTCACCACCTGGACCGTCCGCGAGGTGCCGGGCGGCAGCGTCGTCCGCATCGAGACGACCTGGGACGGCGCGGGCGGCATCGGCGGCTTCTTCGAGAAGACCTTCGCGCCCGGTGGGCTCAAGCGGATCTACGAGGGAGTGCTCGGCAAACTCGCCGAGGTCGTGTAG
- a CDS encoding UDP-N-acetylmuramate dehydrogenase, whose protein sequence is MSTAETPILADHTTLRLGGPARRYAEAKTVRALVDAVREADEAGEPVLLLGGGSNLVVADDGFDGAVLKVGNTGWTRDGDLVEVAAGENWDGFVEGLVADGVGGLECLSGIPGSVGATPIQNVGAYGCEVAESLVSVDLYDRATREIRTLTADELGFGYRTSILKGTDAGVVLTVRFKVTEDGLSAPIRYAELARTLGVEIGDRVPAAEAREAVLGLRRGKGMVLDADDHDTWSAGSFFTNPIVGEARLAKVLAGIVDVVGEDVRVPQYPAPGGTKLSAAWLIERAGFAKGHEGPGGRVSLSTKHTLALTNRGKASTEDLLALAREVRGGVEARFGVSLHPEPLLINCSL, encoded by the coding sequence GTGAGCACTGCCGAAACTCCCATCCTCGCCGACCACACCACGTTGCGCCTCGGCGGTCCGGCACGGCGTTATGCCGAGGCGAAGACCGTGCGGGCCCTGGTCGACGCGGTCCGCGAGGCCGACGAAGCGGGCGAGCCGGTCCTGCTGCTCGGCGGCGGTTCGAACCTCGTCGTCGCCGACGACGGCTTCGACGGCGCGGTGCTGAAGGTCGGCAACACCGGCTGGACACGTGACGGGGATCTCGTCGAGGTCGCGGCGGGGGAGAACTGGGACGGTTTCGTCGAGGGCCTGGTGGCCGACGGCGTCGGCGGGCTCGAATGCCTGTCCGGGATCCCCGGTTCGGTCGGCGCGACGCCGATCCAGAACGTCGGCGCGTACGGCTGCGAGGTGGCCGAGTCCCTGGTCTCGGTCGACCTCTACGACCGTGCCACCCGCGAGATCCGCACGCTGACCGCCGACGAGCTCGGCTTCGGCTACCGCACGTCGATCCTGAAGGGGACCGACGCGGGCGTCGTGCTCACCGTGCGTTTCAAAGTCACCGAAGACGGCCTCTCCGCTCCGATCCGCTACGCCGAACTCGCCCGCACGCTGGGTGTCGAGATCGGTGACCGGGTCCCGGCGGCCGAAGCACGCGAAGCCGTCCTCGGCCTGCGTCGCGGCAAGGGCATGGTCCTGGACGCCGACGACCACGACACGTGGAGCGCGGGCTCGTTCTTCACCAACCCGATCGTCGGGGAGGCGCGGCTGGCGAAGGTGCTGGCGGGGATCGTGGACGTCGTAGGCGAGGACGTCCGCGTGCCGCAGTACCCGGCGCCCGGCGGTACGAAGCTGTCCGCCGCTTGGCTGATCGAGCGGGCCGGGTTCGCGAAGGGCCACGAAGGGCCCGGCGGCCGGGTCTCGCTGTCGACGAAGCACACGCTCGCGCTCACGAACCGGGGCAAGGCCTCGACAGAGGACCTTCTCGCTTTGGCGCGCGAAGTGCGCGGCGGCGTCGAGGCTCGCTTCGGCGTTTCGCTGCACCCTGAACCCCTGCTCATCAACTGCTCGCTCTGA
- a CDS encoding ABC transporter substrate-binding protein — MGAVLAAAVLGMTACGGGDDAAAPAAQSKGGASIVVASFNFTDSVILAELYANALEAKGYPITRKLNLASRELIYPALKSGELQFIPEYQGAAITTGYGKEAAKDAQAEHEQLEKLFEPDGIALLEQSPAENKNTYIVKADLAKEKGLKKISDLSKVDNVIVAGGPECAERLPCFKGFTDVYKLKATFQTVQEAGPRVEQLRSGKVTVIPVDSVSPLVGDPQFVVLEDDLAIVPTENVVPAVNKKVLDERGADFAAAVNAVSKALDTVQLRELNKRVDSDGEKPADVAKEWLKEKSLI, encoded by the coding sequence GTGGGCGCGGTGCTCGCCGCCGCCGTCCTCGGTATGACCGCCTGTGGGGGAGGCGACGACGCGGCGGCCCCGGCCGCGCAGAGCAAGGGCGGGGCATCGATCGTGGTGGCGTCCTTCAACTTCACCGACAGCGTGATCCTCGCCGAGCTGTACGCGAACGCGCTGGAGGCCAAGGGTTATCCGATCACCCGCAAGCTGAACCTCGCTTCGCGCGAGCTGATCTACCCGGCGCTGAAATCCGGCGAACTCCAGTTCATCCCGGAATACCAGGGTGCCGCGATCACCACCGGATACGGCAAGGAAGCCGCGAAGGACGCGCAGGCCGAACACGAGCAGCTCGAGAAGTTGTTCGAGCCCGACGGCATCGCCCTGCTGGAGCAGTCGCCGGCGGAGAACAAGAACACCTACATCGTGAAGGCCGACCTCGCCAAGGAGAAGGGCCTCAAGAAGATCAGCGACCTGTCCAAGGTCGACAACGTCATCGTCGCGGGCGGGCCGGAGTGCGCGGAGCGGCTTCCCTGCTTCAAGGGCTTCACGGACGTCTACAAACTGAAGGCCACGTTCCAGACCGTGCAGGAGGCGGGCCCGCGCGTCGAGCAGCTGCGGTCCGGCAAGGTCACCGTCATCCCGGTCGACTCGGTGAGCCCGCTCGTCGGCGACCCGCAGTTCGTGGTGCTGGAGGACGACCTCGCCATCGTGCCGACCGAGAACGTCGTGCCCGCGGTGAACAAGAAGGTCCTCGACGAACGCGGCGCCGACTTCGCGGCCGCGGTCAATGCCGTGAGCAAGGCCCTCGACACCGTACAGCTGCGTGAGCTGAACAAGCGCGTCGACTCGGACGGCGAGAAGCCGGCCGACGTCGCGAAGGAGTGGCTGAAGGAGAAGTCCCTCATCTGA
- the purU gene encoding formyltetrahydrofolate deformylase → MESVSNPERRYVISFGCPDRTGIIARISGFLAEHGGWIVEAAYHTDPDTGWFFTRQVVRADSLPFDAAGLRTRFADVAKSLSAESNWQVSDTGERRRAVILVSKAGHCLYDLLGRVASGELDIDVAAVIGNHASLGDITRAHGIPFHHVPFPAGDAAAKASAFAEVRELVDEHDPHAVVLARFMQVLPPELCEAWAGRALNIHHSFLPSFVGARPYHQAHARGVKLIGATCHYVTADLDAGPIVDQDVIRVDHGDSVEDMVRKGRDIEKVTLARGLRWHLEGRVLVHGNRTVVF, encoded by the coding sequence ATGGAGTCCGTGTCGAACCCTGAACGTCGCTATGTGATCTCCTTCGGCTGCCCTGACCGCACCGGCATCATCGCCCGTATCTCGGGTTTCCTCGCCGAGCACGGCGGTTGGATCGTCGAAGCGGCGTACCACACGGACCCCGACACCGGCTGGTTCTTCACCCGCCAGGTCGTGCGCGCCGACTCGCTCCCGTTCGACGCCGCCGGACTGCGCACCCGATTCGCCGACGTCGCGAAGTCGCTTTCGGCCGAGTCGAACTGGCAGGTCAGCGACACCGGCGAGCGCCGCCGCGCCGTGATCCTCGTCTCCAAGGCCGGGCACTGCCTCTACGACCTCCTCGGCCGGGTCGCCTCCGGCGAACTGGACATCGACGTCGCCGCCGTCATCGGCAATCACGCTTCGCTGGGCGACATCACCCGCGCCCACGGCATCCCGTTCCACCACGTCCCGTTCCCCGCCGGTGACGCCGCGGCCAAGGCGTCCGCGTTCGCCGAAGTGCGCGAACTCGTCGACGAGCACGACCCGCACGCCGTCGTCCTCGCCCGGTTCATGCAGGTCCTGCCCCCGGAACTGTGCGAAGCGTGGGCCGGGCGGGCGCTCAACATCCACCACAGCTTCCTGCCGTCGTTCGTCGGCGCGCGGCCTTACCACCAGGCCCACGCGCGCGGGGTGAAGCTCATCGGCGCGACCTGCCACTACGTCACCGCCGACCTCGACGCGGGTCCGATCGTCGACCAGGACGTCATCCGCGTCGACCACGGCGATTCCGTCGAGGACATGGTCCGCAAGGGCCGCGACATCGAGAAGGTGACGCTGGCGCGCGGGCTGCGGTGGCACCTCGAAGGCCGCGTGCTGGTGCACGGGAACCGGACTGTCGTCTTCTAG